TATAGATGCGCCTTAAGCTTCCGGCTCTGAACAAGGGGCAGCATGTGCTCCAAATGTTCCCATGCCGCACCGGCTTTGCCCAAATGGAGATGGGACATTGCAAGGTACAGCCGGGCGGGCAGGTTGTCGGGATAAAGAGAGATGACGATGTCGAACTGTTCGATGCATTTCGGATACATCAGCAGCTTGTAATACCCCTGACCGCGCGCAAAATTCTCCATCTCAACCCCGGAGGCTTCACCGCCAAGCGGCTCCGGTTCCGGCTCTTCGGCAAGCTCCGCATTCTGGCGGAACAGACTGAGCGCCTCCGCAAAAACCAACCACTCGTCCAGCGCTTCATCGCTGAGCTTGCGGAGCATGCGGTATTTGCTTAACAGCTCACGACGCCGTATTCCCTGGGCTTCTGGCAATTGTCTGGCGATATCGGAAAGCATAACGTTCATTTCGGCAAACATCTGTTGAAACACGGGAGCCATCCCTCCTTGAGGAAAATGAGATCAGTGCAGCTTGCCTGACTTCATTGTTCGCCTGAGGACGCTCTTTCATGCGTGGCAGTGATTGCATGGTTGGCCCGTGATGCCCGAATCAGGCAATCGTCGCGTGAAGCTCTTTGTTGTCCAGCTTAACCGGACGGTTGTTCTCATCCACAAACACGACCGTAGGCTTGTGCCGTTCAAGCTCTTCCTGGGAAAAAATCCCATAGGAAATAATAATTACCGTATCGCCAGGTTGCACAAGTCTTGCCGCCGCGCCGTTCAGACAAATGACGCCGCTGCCGCGCGGACCCGGAATGACATAGGTTTCCAGACGGGAACCGTTGTTGTTGTCCACAATCTGCACCTTTTCATTCTCCAGCAGGTCGGCAGCTTCCATAAGAGCCTCATCAATCGTAATGCTGCCTACATAGTTTAAATTGGCTTCGGTTACCGTCGCCCGGTGAATTTTCGATTTCATCATATGTCTAAACAAGAGCTGCGACCTCCTTCGGCGTAAAGATGATATTGTCGATCAGACGGGTTCGGCCGAACCGGACGGCCAGCGCCATGATAATTTCTCCTTCGGCTTCGGTGAGCGGGAAATTACCCTCAAGCGGTTCAAGCTCCGGAAATGTCAAGATTTCCGCATAATCAATATCAGCAAGCGGCGAGCCGGAAATAATGGTTGACAGCAGCTCCCGGACTTCACCGGTCGTAGCAGCGCGTCCTTCCTCTACCGCTGCGCGGGCCTCCCGAAGCGAACGGGACAGCACCAGCGCCTGACGGCGTTCTTCGGCCGATAAATAGACGTTACGGGAGCTGAGCGCGAGCCCGTCTCCTTCGCGTACGATAGGACAGGGAACGATCTTCACATTCATGTTCAAGTCGTCGACCATTTGCCGAAGCACCGCCACCTGCTGGGCGTCTTTCAGTCCGAAAAAGGCATAATCCGGTTGAACCAGGTTAAACAGCTTGGCTACAACCGTTGTTACACCGTCGAAATGACCCGGACGTGAAGCTCCGCACAGTCTCGTCGTAAGAGAAGAGACCACGATTTTGCTGCGGATTTCCCGGGGATACATCACCTCTACCGCAGGAATAAACACGATATCGACACCCTCGCGCTCCGCAAGCTCCAGATCCCGCCGTTCGTCGCGCGGATAGGCTTCATAATCCTCATTCGGTCCGAATTGAATCGGATTGACGAATATGCTCATGACTACCGTACCGCACATTTCGCCCGCACGGCGCAGCAGACTTGCGTGACCATCATGCAGATAGCCCATCGTAGGCACCAGCCCTACGGGCCCTTGTCCCGCATCGCGCATGAATCCGACGGCCTCCCGCAGCTGCTCTATCGTTCTAACGACTCTCATTATGATCTCGCTCCTTTTCCGGCTGCGCCGTACAATGATTCCAGAACACCCTCATCCGCACCGAAAGCATGGCTCGCTGCAGGAAAGGCGCGCTGCTTGACATCCATCACATACTGGCCGAGCGCGTCGCGGATAATACCGCCGACATCAGCGTATGTCTTCACAAACCGCTTCTCCCTGTAAGGCGAAGCATACCTCAGCACATCATGGTACACGAGCACCTGCCCGTCGCAATAGCGGCCCGCTCCGATCCCAATGGTCGGTATGGAGAGCTCCTTCGTGATGGCTTCAGCCACTTCCTCGGTCACGAGCTCCAGCACGATGCCGAACGCGCCCGCCTTCTCCAGCGCTTTCGCCTCGTCCATCAGACGCTGCGCATCCCTGGCGTCCTTGCCCTGCACCCGGTATCCGCCGATCGTATTTACCGATTGCGGCGTAAGCCCGATGTGGCCCAGCACCGGCACGCCCGCGGAGACGATAGAGGACACGGTTCCACAAATTTCGAGCCCGCCTTCCATTTTTACCGCATGGGCATGTCCTTCCTGCATCAGACGGCGCACATTCCGCAGGCTTTCGTCAATACCGCCGTGATACGTCATAAAAGGCATATCCGCCACAATGAAGGTATGCTCAGCACCCCTGGCAGCGGCCCGTGTATGATATACCATATCGTCGATTGTTACAGGCAGCGTCGAATCATATCCGAGAACAACGTTGCCAAGCGAGTCGCCTACAAGAATCATATCGACTCCTGCCTCTTCAGCCAGGCGGGCCGAAGGATAGTCATACGCGGTCAGCATGCTCAGCGGCACGCCTTCCGCCTTCATTTTTTTCATTTTCACAATATTCAGTGGTTGTTTTTCAGCCATTCCCTTTTCCCCTTTTGCGAGTCACCGCGCCGTTTCAGCGCAAACAAAAAAACCTTTTAGCGTATCTGCTAAAAAGGTCCGAAGGGCAAAAAAGAGTCACTCGCGATCGTCCCTTCTGTCTCGGTCCTTGCGGCTCAGAGCAGAATCCAACGTAACCGTTCATTACAGTTACAAGAAGTGCCATACCCAGAGTGCAGTTCGTATAACCGATACCGCCTCTTGCGAACAGTATAACAAATTCATCGTACAATTACACGATAAAAATATGACAACGAATGGAATTCTTTGTCTAAATCAGAACGATTTCGCCGGTGCACACGCTCGTAACCGTTCCGTTCTCCTCCCGAAGCAGCAGTCCGCCGTCTTCTCCAAGACCGATAGCAGTCCCTTCAAGCCAGCCCTGCGGCGTCTTCAAACCGATCCTTCTGCCCAGAGTAACCGACTGTTCCTCCCATAAGCGGGCGATGGGCTTCAACCCTTGATCCATATACAGCCCGTAATGGTATTTCAGCTCCCGGAGTACTTCTTTGGCCAGCTCCCCGCGATCGACCGGCATTCCGCCTTCGATCAGCAGTGATGTCGCAATTTCCCTGAGCTCCGCCGGATAGTCTTCCTCCGTTAGATTGGCGCTGATGCCGATCCCGGCGATGCAATATTGGAGACCTCCCGGTCCAAAGCTTGATTCCAGCAAAATACCGCACAGCTTTCTGCCGCGCGCCAGAAGATCGTTCGGCCATTTGATGCCCGCTTCAACGCCAGTCATCTTCCGGATGGCGGAGCAGACGGCGACGCCTGCCAGAAGCGTCAGCTGGGGCGTAGACTGCAGCGGGATGGCCGGACGCAAAACAACGCTCATCCAGATGCCCTTGCCTTTCGGAGAGTGCCATTTCCGGCCCATCCGTCCCCGCCCGCCAGTCTGTTCCTCGGCCATGACGGCCGTCCCTTGCGGAACGCCCTTCTCCGCCAGAAGCTTAGCTTCCTCCTGGGTAGAGACCACCGAATCCAGGCGGTGCAGGCTGCCGGCCCATTCCAGATCCGGCAGGCTCTCCGCTTCGAAGGCGGCTGACTTAATCTTCTCCATGCTCATGATGATTCATCCTTT
This region of Paenibacillus sp. URB8-2 genomic DNA includes:
- a CDS encoding biotin--[acetyl-CoA-carboxylase] ligase, with product MSMEKIKSAAFEAESLPDLEWAGSLHRLDSVVSTQEEAKLLAEKGVPQGTAVMAEEQTGGRGRMGRKWHSPKGKGIWMSVVLRPAIPLQSTPQLTLLAGVAVCSAIRKMTGVEAGIKWPNDLLARGRKLCGILLESSFGPGGLQYCIAGIGISANLTEEDYPAELREIATSLLIEGGMPVDRGELAKEVLRELKYHYGLYMDQGLKPIARLWEEQSVTLGRRIGLKTPQGWLEGTAIGLGEDGGLLLREENGTVTSVCTGEIVLI
- the panD gene encoding aspartate 1-decarboxylase gives rise to the protein MFRHMMKSKIHRATVTEANLNYVGSITIDEALMEAADLLENEKVQIVDNNNGSRLETYVIPGPRGSGVICLNGAAARLVQPGDTVIIISYGIFSQEELERHKPTVVFVDENNRPVKLDNKELHATIA
- the panC gene encoding pantoate--beta-alanine ligase — its product is MRVVRTIEQLREAVGFMRDAGQGPVGLVPTMGYLHDGHASLLRRAGEMCGTVVMSIFVNPIQFGPNEDYEAYPRDERRDLELAEREGVDIVFIPAVEVMYPREIRSKIVVSSLTTRLCGASRPGHFDGVTTVVAKLFNLVQPDYAFFGLKDAQQVAVLRQMVDDLNMNVKIVPCPIVREGDGLALSSRNVYLSAEERRQALVLSRSLREARAAVEEGRAATTGEVRELLSTIISGSPLADIDYAEILTFPELEPLEGNFPLTEAEGEIIMALAVRFGRTRLIDNIIFTPKEVAALV
- the panB gene encoding 3-methyl-2-oxobutanoate hydroxymethyltransferase, which encodes MAEKQPLNIVKMKKMKAEGVPLSMLTAYDYPSARLAEEAGVDMILVGDSLGNVVLGYDSTLPVTIDDMVYHTRAAARGAEHTFIVADMPFMTYHGGIDESLRNVRRLMQEGHAHAVKMEGGLEICGTVSSIVSAGVPVLGHIGLTPQSVNTIGGYRVQGKDARDAQRLMDEAKALEKAGAFGIVLELVTEEVAEAITKELSIPTIGIGAGRYCDGQVLVYHDVLRYASPYREKRFVKTYADVGGIIRDALGQYVMDVKQRAFPAASHAFGADEGVLESLYGAAGKGARS